From one Branchiostoma floridae strain S238N-H82 chromosome 3, Bfl_VNyyK, whole genome shotgun sequence genomic stretch:
- the LOC118411265 gene encoding WD repeat-containing protein 61-like isoform X2: MYSILFKQENAHDDAIWSCAWARSDTDGVDNIVTGSVDDSVKVWKWVDEKLELRWTLEGHQLGVVSVDMNQEGTMVASSSLDAHIRLWDIETGKQMRSMDAGPVDAWTVAFSPDSRFIASGSHGGKVNIFNVENGKKETSLDTRGKFTLSIAYSPDGKYVACGAIDGIINIFDITTGKLLHTLEGHAMPIRSLAFSGDSQLLVTASDDSHIKIYDVQHASLSHTLSGHASWVLNVSFSPDNTHFVSSSSDKSVKVWDGRMRQCAHTFFDHLDQVWCAEYNTNGTKIVSVSDDRAIHIYDCPL; this comes from the exons ATG TATAGCATCCTGTTTAAACAGGAGAATG CCCACGATGACGCGATCTGGAGCTGTGCGTGGGCACGGTCGGACACAGATGGTGTGGACAACATTGTCACAGGATCTGTAGACGATAGCGTGAAGGTCTGGAAATG GGTTGATGAAAAGTTGGAGCTAAGATGGACCCTTGAGGGACACCAGCTGGGTGTGGTGTCAGTGGACATGAACCAGGAAGGCACCA TGGTTGCCTCCAGCTCCCTTGATGCCCATATAAGGTTATGGGATATTGAAACAGGGAAACAGATGAGGAGCATGGATGCTGGGCCAG TTGATGCGTGGACCGTTGCCTTCTCCCCCGATTCGCGGTTCATCGCGTCCGGCAGCCACGGTGGGAAAGTCAACATCTTCAACGTGGAGAACGGGAAGAAGGAAACGTCGCTGGACACCCGCGGGAAATTCACTCTCAGCATCGCCTAC AGTCCAGATGGGAAGTACGTTGCCTGTGGAGCCATTGATGGCATCATCAACATATTTGACATCACAACAGGGAAACTTCTCCACACATTAGAGG GCCACGCCATGCCTATCCGATCGCTGGCGTTCTCCGGAGACTCCCAGCTTCTGGTCACAGCCTCAGACGACAGCCACATCAAGATATATGATGT CCAACATGCGTCTCTGTCCCACACCCTGAGTGGGCATGCGTCCTGGGTACTGAATGTGTCGTTTTCACCAGACAACACTCACTTTGTGTCAAG TTCTTCAGACAAGAGTGTGAAGGTTTGGGATGGCAGGATGAGGCAGTGTGCTCACACTTTCTTTGACCATCTTGATCAG GTATGGTGTGCGGAGTACAATACCAACGGAACCAAGATTGTGTCGGTTTCAGACGATAGAGCCATTCACATCTATGACTGCCCGTTGTAA
- the LOC118411265 gene encoding WD repeat-containing protein 61-like isoform X1, which produces MSSQYSILFKQENAHDDAIWSCAWARSDTDGVDNIVTGSVDDSVKVWKWVDEKLELRWTLEGHQLGVVSVDMNQEGTMVASSSLDAHIRLWDIETGKQMRSMDAGPVDAWTVAFSPDSRFIASGSHGGKVNIFNVENGKKETSLDTRGKFTLSIAYSPDGKYVACGAIDGIINIFDITTGKLLHTLEGHAMPIRSLAFSGDSQLLVTASDDSHIKIYDVQHASLSHTLSGHASWVLNVSFSPDNTHFVSSSSDKSVKVWDGRMRQCAHTFFDHLDQVWCAEYNTNGTKIVSVSDDRAIHIYDCPL; this is translated from the exons ATGAGCTCACAG TATAGCATCCTGTTTAAACAGGAGAATG CCCACGATGACGCGATCTGGAGCTGTGCGTGGGCACGGTCGGACACAGATGGTGTGGACAACATTGTCACAGGATCTGTAGACGATAGCGTGAAGGTCTGGAAATG GGTTGATGAAAAGTTGGAGCTAAGATGGACCCTTGAGGGACACCAGCTGGGTGTGGTGTCAGTGGACATGAACCAGGAAGGCACCA TGGTTGCCTCCAGCTCCCTTGATGCCCATATAAGGTTATGGGATATTGAAACAGGGAAACAGATGAGGAGCATGGATGCTGGGCCAG TTGATGCGTGGACCGTTGCCTTCTCCCCCGATTCGCGGTTCATCGCGTCCGGCAGCCACGGTGGGAAAGTCAACATCTTCAACGTGGAGAACGGGAAGAAGGAAACGTCGCTGGACACCCGCGGGAAATTCACTCTCAGCATCGCCTAC AGTCCAGATGGGAAGTACGTTGCCTGTGGAGCCATTGATGGCATCATCAACATATTTGACATCACAACAGGGAAACTTCTCCACACATTAGAGG GCCACGCCATGCCTATCCGATCGCTGGCGTTCTCCGGAGACTCCCAGCTTCTGGTCACAGCCTCAGACGACAGCCACATCAAGATATATGATGT CCAACATGCGTCTCTGTCCCACACCCTGAGTGGGCATGCGTCCTGGGTACTGAATGTGTCGTTTTCACCAGACAACACTCACTTTGTGTCAAG TTCTTCAGACAAGAGTGTGAAGGTTTGGGATGGCAGGATGAGGCAGTGTGCTCACACTTTCTTTGACCATCTTGATCAG GTATGGTGTGCGGAGTACAATACCAACGGAACCAAGATTGTGTCGGTTTCAGACGATAGAGCCATTCACATCTATGACTGCCCGTTGTAA
- the LOC118411263 gene encoding TBC1 domain family member 15-like isoform X1 has product MSEKMAFKNGGEDTVLTRSCSYDSSFEMVETPPRPKGLEVTKEDLPEEENEGPSQSVCCQPPLDMTTFRSMLDPDGRLVNEHALRKAVFRGGVDPTVRKDTWQFMFGLYPFLSTAREREVMSAEHHFKYHQLKARWKTLLTMSSLGTTEQEQGVSAEYLDDDLDLRVESFTDDADMKVPAMDTTNISTETQQQLQFLEIQAQVFAGRQPINMKDIRKAVRIIDKDVPRTDRGHEYFKGSGNPHLSILRNILITFAAFHPKVGYAQGMNDILSRFLVVLDSEVEAFWCFSSYMETIQTDFMEEGMLRKLTLVKQLLKELDTVLFNHLEKCDVGDMTFCHRWLLLGFKREFPFDEALRLFEIISSHHMELSSLDVERVRDQERARDFLREGGQNRVVGAPLNTDFTFELFVCVAMLQNIRQQLLNCRDGTEIFQSVSGLSGKMDLAHILRTAETIFMSYCRKSVIDCFQIVE; this is encoded by the exons ATGTCAGAAAAGATGGCCTTCAAGAATGGCGGAGAAGACACAGTTCTGACCAGGTCGTGTAGTTATGATTCGTCGTTTGAAATGGTGGAGACACCGCCTAGGCCGAAAGGGCTTGAGGTGACAAAGGAGGATTTgcctgaagaagaaaatgag GGTCCATCCCAGAGTGTGTGTTGCCAGCCACCATTGGACATGACTACATTCCGGTCCATGTTGGACCCAGACGGTCGACTTGTAAATGAACACGCTCTGAGGAAAGCTGTCTTCAGAG GAGGAGTGGACCCTACAGTTAGGAAGGACACCTGGCAGTtcatgttcggactgtacccGTTCCTGTCCACGGCGCGGGAACGTGAGGTCATGAGCGCCGAGCACCACTTCAAGTACCATCAACTCAAGGCCAGGTGGAAAACACTACTCACT ATGAGCAGCCTGGGAACCACAGAGCAGGAACAGGGCGTGTCAGCTGAGTACCTGGATGATGACTTGGACCTCAGAGTGGAGTCCTTTACAG ATGATGCAGACATGAAGGTACCAGCCATGGACACCACAAACATCAGTACTGAGACCCAGCAACAGCTTCAGTTCCTTGAAATACAGGCACAG gtTTTTGCAGGCAGACAACCCATAAACATGAAAGACATTCGTAAAGCTGTGAGAATAATAGACAAGGACGTTCCTCGGACAGACAGAGGACACGAATATTTCAA GGGCAGTGGCAATCCTCACCTCTCCATACTCAGGAATATCCTCATCACTTTTGCTGCCTTTCATCCAA AGGTGGGTTATGCTCAGGGGATGAACGACATCCTGAGCCGGTTCCTGGTGGTTCTGGACTCGGAAGTTGAGGCGTTCTGGTGTTTCTCCAGCTACATGGAGACCATACAGACTGACTTCATGGAGGAGGGCATGCTCAGGAAACTCA CCTTGGTGAAACAGCTGCTAAAGGAACTGGACACTGTGCTATTCAACCACCTGGAAAAGTGTGACGTAGGGGACATGACATTCTGTCACAG GTGGCTTTTGTTAGGTTTTAAGAGGGAGTTCCCGTTTGACGAGGCCCTGCGACTGTTTGAGATCATCAGTAGTCACCACATGGAGCTGTCCTCACTAGATGTGGAGAGAGTCAGAGACCAGGAGAGAGCACGCGACTTTCTAAGAGAAg GTGGGCAGAACCGTGTTGTAGGTGCTCCATTGAACACAGACTTCACATTTGAGCTGTTCGTGTGTGTGGCCATGCTTCAGAACATCAGGCAACAGCTACTCAACTGTAGGGATGGCACAGAGATCTTCCAAAGTGTCAGTGG
- the LOC118411263 gene encoding TBC1 domain family member 15-like isoform X2 — MAFKNGGEDTVLTRSCSYDSSFEMVETPPRPKGLEVTKEDLPEEENEGPSQSVCCQPPLDMTTFRSMLDPDGRLVNEHALRKAVFRGGVDPTVRKDTWQFMFGLYPFLSTAREREVMSAEHHFKYHQLKARWKTLLTMSSLGTTEQEQGVSAEYLDDDLDLRVESFTDDADMKVPAMDTTNISTETQQQLQFLEIQAQVFAGRQPINMKDIRKAVRIIDKDVPRTDRGHEYFKGSGNPHLSILRNILITFAAFHPKVGYAQGMNDILSRFLVVLDSEVEAFWCFSSYMETIQTDFMEEGMLRKLTLVKQLLKELDTVLFNHLEKCDVGDMTFCHRWLLLGFKREFPFDEALRLFEIISSHHMELSSLDVERVRDQERARDFLREGGQNRVVGAPLNTDFTFELFVCVAMLQNIRQQLLNCRDGTEIFQSVSGLSGKMDLAHILRTAETIFMSYCRKSVIDCFQIVE, encoded by the exons ATGGCCTTCAAGAATGGCGGAGAAGACACAGTTCTGACCAGGTCGTGTAGTTATGATTCGTCGTTTGAAATGGTGGAGACACCGCCTAGGCCGAAAGGGCTTGAGGTGACAAAGGAGGATTTgcctgaagaagaaaatgag GGTCCATCCCAGAGTGTGTGTTGCCAGCCACCATTGGACATGACTACATTCCGGTCCATGTTGGACCCAGACGGTCGACTTGTAAATGAACACGCTCTGAGGAAAGCTGTCTTCAGAG GAGGAGTGGACCCTACAGTTAGGAAGGACACCTGGCAGTtcatgttcggactgtacccGTTCCTGTCCACGGCGCGGGAACGTGAGGTCATGAGCGCCGAGCACCACTTCAAGTACCATCAACTCAAGGCCAGGTGGAAAACACTACTCACT ATGAGCAGCCTGGGAACCACAGAGCAGGAACAGGGCGTGTCAGCTGAGTACCTGGATGATGACTTGGACCTCAGAGTGGAGTCCTTTACAG ATGATGCAGACATGAAGGTACCAGCCATGGACACCACAAACATCAGTACTGAGACCCAGCAACAGCTTCAGTTCCTTGAAATACAGGCACAG gtTTTTGCAGGCAGACAACCCATAAACATGAAAGACATTCGTAAAGCTGTGAGAATAATAGACAAGGACGTTCCTCGGACAGACAGAGGACACGAATATTTCAA GGGCAGTGGCAATCCTCACCTCTCCATACTCAGGAATATCCTCATCACTTTTGCTGCCTTTCATCCAA AGGTGGGTTATGCTCAGGGGATGAACGACATCCTGAGCCGGTTCCTGGTGGTTCTGGACTCGGAAGTTGAGGCGTTCTGGTGTTTCTCCAGCTACATGGAGACCATACAGACTGACTTCATGGAGGAGGGCATGCTCAGGAAACTCA CCTTGGTGAAACAGCTGCTAAAGGAACTGGACACTGTGCTATTCAACCACCTGGAAAAGTGTGACGTAGGGGACATGACATTCTGTCACAG GTGGCTTTTGTTAGGTTTTAAGAGGGAGTTCCCGTTTGACGAGGCCCTGCGACTGTTTGAGATCATCAGTAGTCACCACATGGAGCTGTCCTCACTAGATGTGGAGAGAGTCAGAGACCAGGAGAGAGCACGCGACTTTCTAAGAGAAg GTGGGCAGAACCGTGTTGTAGGTGCTCCATTGAACACAGACTTCACATTTGAGCTGTTCGTGTGTGTGGCCATGCTTCAGAACATCAGGCAACAGCTACTCAACTGTAGGGATGGCACAGAGATCTTCCAAAGTGTCAGTGG